The DNA sequence CGCCGACGGGACGCTGGCGGCGATCTCACAGAAGTACCTGAATGCCAACGCCTCCGGCGCCCCCGCCTCCGCGGAGACAGCGGCACCCCGCTCCACGTGGCAGCTGATCCTCGACAACCTGTGGCCGCTCGCGCGGGCGGCGCTGACGATGACGATCCCGCTGACGGTGATCAGCTTCGCGATCGGACTGGTGATCGCGCTCGGCGTGGCGCTGGCCCGACTGTCGTCGAACGTCGTGCTGGCCGGCGTCGCCCGGTTCTACATCTCGATCATCCGGGGCACGCCCCTGCTGGTGCAGCTGTTCATCGTGTTCTTCGCGCTGCCGGAATTCGGGGTCCGCATCGACCCGTTCCCCGCCGCGGTGATCGCGTTCTCGCTCAACGTCGGCGGCTACGCGGCGGAGATCATCCGCTCGGCGATCCTGTCCATCCCGAAGGGTCAGTGGGAGGCGGCCGAGACCATCGGCATGACCTATGCGACGTCGCTGCGCCGGATCGTCCTGCCGCAGGCCGCCCGCGTCGCGGTGCCGCCGCTGTCCAACACGCTGATCTCCCTGGTCAAGGACACGTCGTTGGCGTCGACGATCCTGGTGACCGAACTGCTGCGGCAGGCTCAGATCGTCGCGGCGCCGACGTTCGAGTTCTTCGCGCTCTACGGCACCGCCGCGGTGTACTACTGGGTGATCTGTCTGGCGTTGTCGTTCGGTCAGGGCCGCATCGAACGCCGGCTGGAAAGGTACGTGGCGAGATGAC is a window from the Mycolicibacterium litorale genome containing:
- a CDS encoding ABC transporter permease subunit (The N-terminal region of this protein, as described by TIGR01726, is a three transmembrane segment that identifies a subfamily of ABC transporter permease subunits, which specificities that include histidine, arginine, glutamine, glutamate, L-cystine (sic), the opines (in Agrobacterium) octopine and nopaline, etc.), translating into MRFLLRALLLLVAVLAAASCGSAGDSGDEPIKAAGVLRVGTEGVYAPFSYHDESGQLVGYDVDVARAVAERIGVPVEFVETPWDSMFAALEAGRFDVVANEVTINAEREAKYDLSEPYSVGEGVIVTRADDTSITTLDDLKGKVAAENATSNWSEVARKAGARVEAVEGFTQAITLLTQGRVDVVVNDSIAVYAYLAETGDTSVKIAGTVGERSEQGFAARKDSGLLPELNRALGELRADGTLAAISQKYLNANASGAPASAETAAPRSTWQLILDNLWPLARAALTMTIPLTVISFAIGLVIALGVALARLSSNVVLAGVARFYISIIRGTPLLVQLFIVFFALPEFGVRIDPFPAAVIAFSLNVGGYAAEIIRSAILSIPKGQWEAAETIGMTYATSLRRIVLPQAARVAVPPLSNTLISLVKDTSLASTILVTELLRQAQIVAAPTFEFFALYGTAAVYYWVICLALSFGQGRIERRLERYVAR